The bacterium genome includes a window with the following:
- a CDS encoding MBL fold metallo-hydrolase, translated as MISDLSDDRVLCRQYHLGGDRNFCYLFADRATGAAAACDPGFRPAELHRLATALGLRITRILVTHGHGDHVGGLAELVALTGATVHAGAADDVPGAEPLADGQELSLGDLAVRALATPGHSPGHYCFLCAGRLVTGDILFCGKVGGTGPYFRGSSAEQEYASLQKLLQLPDETIVLPGHDYYGGDGARPHSTIGHERRHNPFLTAEGFGGFVHLKDNWAAYKQEHGIR; from the coding sequence GTGATCAGCGACCTGTCCGACGACCGAGTCCTGTGCCGCCAGTACCACCTGGGCGGCGACCGCAACTTCTGCTACCTGTTCGCCGACCGCGCCACGGGCGCGGCCGCGGCCTGCGATCCGGGCTTCCGTCCGGCCGAACTGCATCGCCTCGCGACGGCGCTCGGCCTGCGCATCACGCGCATCCTCGTGACCCACGGCCACGGCGACCACGTCGGCGGCCTGGCCGAGCTGGTCGCCCTCACCGGGGCCACCGTCCACGCGGGGGCGGCCGACGACGTGCCCGGCGCCGAGCCCCTCGCCGACGGCCAGGAGCTGTCCCTCGGCGACCTCGCGGTGCGGGCCCTGGCCACGCCGGGCCACTCGCCGGGCCACTACTGCTTCCTCTGCGCCGGCCGCCTCGTCACGGGCGACATCCTCTTCTGCGGCAAGGTCGGCGGCACCGGACCGTACTTCAGGGGCTCCTCGGCCGAGCAGGAGTACGCCTCCCTGCAGAAACTCCTGCAACTTCCCGACGAGACGATCGTCCTTCCGGGGCACGACTACTACGGCGGCGATGGCGCCAGACCCCATTCCACCATCGGGCACGAGCGACGGCACAACCCCTTCCTGACGGCCGAGGGCTTCGGCGGTTTCGTCCACCTGAAGGACAACTGGGCGGCCTACAAACAGGAGCACGGCATCCGGTGA
- a CDS encoding DUF4254 domain-containing protein, with protein MTDRDATALVPTSFEAVDAVLRDVIAVWHEREDRIPDWDACREVMPLTRPEGWARTTELLQLINTFQWHEEDKSRAHGAGDAVLGRVKRSIDASNRRRVQTVDRLDDLIHSGLARAGHLDPAAPLHSESPGSIIDRLSVLALKRHHVAEARDELAGSEEAAAMQARLDTVSEQYADLGACLERLLADVRQGRVGLKFYRQVKVYVDPDTGRLRADLDD; from the coding sequence ATGACCGACCGCGACGCCACCGCCCTCGTCCCCACCTCCTTCGAGGCGGTCGATGCCGTCCTCCGCGACGTCATCGCCGTCTGGCACGAGCGCGAGGACCGCATCCCGGACTGGGACGCGTGCCGCGAGGTGATGCCGCTGACGCGCCCCGAGGGCTGGGCCCGCACGACCGAGCTGCTGCAGCTGATCAACACCTTCCAGTGGCACGAAGAGGACAAGAGCCGGGCCCATGGGGCCGGCGACGCGGTGCTGGGCCGGGTGAAGCGCTCCATCGACGCCTCGAACCGCCGCCGCGTGCAGACCGTCGATCGCCTCGACGACCTGATCCACAGCGGCCTGGCACGGGCCGGACACCTGGATCCGGCCGCCCCGCTGCATTCGGAATCGCCCGGGAGCATCATCGACCGCCTGTCGGTGCTCGCCCTCAAGCGCCACCACGTCGCCGAAGCGCGCGACGAGCTCGCAGGGAGCGAGGAAGCCGCCGCCATGCAGGCCCGCCTCGATACGGTCAGCGAGCAGTACGCCGATCTCGGCGCCTGCCTCGAGCGCCTGCTCGCCGACGTGCGGCAGGGCCGCGTGGGCCTGAAGTTCTACCGGCAGGTCAAGGTGTACGTCGATCCGGACACGGGGCGCCTGCGGGCCGACCTCGACGACTGA